The proteins below are encoded in one region of Knoellia sp. S7-12:
- a CDS encoding strictosidine synthase: MTSTIPFRKNPFASSILLWVRTDQPRQQGMDHWQGPHSQIISATPGFEEYRQIHLAETNPGLWPATQGVETAIPVDRRIDGVAEVTFQSVLSPLLGRKQTRLAYQDEINVFRRTLLYSGLPNTSRWYEVAGDGEKVGARALIYLRRRQGVRTGLFRKHLTQELVPALANTGVLTELRTQVFMPWNKKLWDTPDVAHDNPTDQRFHASLILGFTDAAARAAFFAGEEITTLSDRLSEFASAVHAYKVSVALTYVKDGVILPTYKA, from the coding sequence ATGACCAGCACGATTCCGTTCAGGAAGAACCCATTCGCATCATCGATCCTGCTCTGGGTCCGCACCGACCAGCCGAGGCAGCAAGGGATGGATCATTGGCAGGGCCCTCACTCCCAGATCATCTCGGCGACCCCGGGGTTCGAGGAGTACCGGCAGATCCACCTCGCTGAGACCAATCCCGGGCTGTGGCCCGCCACCCAGGGCGTCGAGACGGCCATACCCGTGGATCGCAGGATCGACGGGGTCGCTGAGGTCACGTTCCAGTCGGTTCTGTCGCCGCTTCTGGGCCGGAAGCAGACCCGCCTCGCGTACCAGGACGAGATCAACGTGTTCCGGCGCACCCTGCTCTATTCCGGACTGCCGAACACCTCCCGTTGGTACGAGGTCGCAGGCGACGGCGAGAAGGTCGGAGCCCGCGCCCTCATCTACCTCCGGAGACGACAAGGTGTGCGCACCGGCCTCTTCCGCAAGCACCTCACCCAAGAGCTCGTGCCTGCGCTCGCGAATACCGGTGTGCTGACAGAGCTCCGGACCCAGGTCTTCATGCCCTGGAACAAGAAGCTCTGGGACACGCCCGACGTCGCGCACGACAACCCCACTGACCAGCGGTTCCACGCCTCGCTGATCCTCGGCTTCACAGACGCAGCCGCACGAGCAGCCTTCTTCGCAGGTGAGGAGATCACCACGTTGTCGGACCGGCTTTCCGAGTTCGCCTCGGCCGTCCACGCCTACAAGGTGTCCGTCGCCCTCACCTACGTCAAGGACGGAGTCATCCTCCCGACCTACAAGGCCTAG
- a CDS encoding oxidoreductase, with translation MSARRKVALVTGASSGIGKATAHALAAAGFEVIGTGRNTSRVTAPAGVTYLDLDVTSDDSVASVVEQVIGQFGQIDVLVNNAGVGATGAAEEFSIEQMQDVFDINVYGVMRMTKAVLPFMRAQRHGRIINVSSLSGFVPSPFMAVYVSTKHAVEGYSGSLDHEVREHGVRILLVEPGPINTPFGAHSVQADTPLPLYASGRRTFDEVLAKNTSGGDDPAVVAKAIVAAATDRNPKLRRTAGSTAASISVLHRVLPARIFDRIVRKFNRMPN, from the coding sequence ATGAGTGCACGTCGGAAGGTCGCCCTCGTGACAGGCGCTTCCTCAGGCATCGGCAAAGCGACTGCTCACGCGCTCGCCGCCGCAGGTTTCGAGGTGATCGGCACCGGCCGCAACACCTCGCGGGTCACCGCACCCGCCGGGGTGACCTACCTCGACCTCGACGTGACCAGCGACGACTCGGTCGCCTCTGTGGTCGAGCAGGTGATCGGCCAGTTCGGGCAGATCGACGTCCTGGTCAACAATGCCGGCGTCGGCGCCACCGGCGCCGCAGAGGAGTTCTCCATCGAGCAGATGCAGGACGTCTTCGACATCAACGTCTACGGCGTCATGCGGATGACCAAGGCGGTCCTGCCGTTCATGCGCGCTCAACGGCACGGACGCATCATCAACGTCTCCTCCCTCAGCGGGTTCGTGCCCAGCCCGTTCATGGCCGTCTACGTCTCGACCAAGCACGCGGTCGAGGGCTACTCCGGGTCACTGGACCACGAGGTTCGTGAGCACGGCGTGCGGATCCTGCTCGTGGAGCCCGGCCCCATCAACACGCCATTCGGTGCCCACAGCGTTCAGGCCGACACCCCGCTGCCGCTCTACGCGTCGGGACGCCGCACCTTCGACGAGGTGCTGGCAAAGAACACGAGCGGCGGCGATGACCCCGCCGTCGTGGCCAAGGCGATCGTCGCGGCGGCCACCGACCGGAACCCGAAACTGCGGCGCACCGCCGGCTCGACGGCCGCCAGCATCAGCGTGCTGCACCGCGTCCTTCCGGCCCGGATCTTCGACCGCATCGTCCGCAAATTCAACCGGATGCCGAACTGA
- a CDS encoding SDR family oxidoreductase, translating into MPTLNGATVLVTGSNGGIGTHFVHEALARGASKVYATARIPRTWDDDRIVPIPLDVTDSASIQAAVVTAGDVTVLINNAGATPPTASLLTATEADIRANMETNFFGPVFIARAFAPILATKHESGLVDVHSVASWYAFGGIYSASKAALWSATNSLRLELASEGVHVTGVHMGYVDTPMAAHAEGPKLLPAELVTKVYDAFEAGEYEVLADDLSVQVKAALSGPVEALYAELSATHLMGQ; encoded by the coding sequence ATGCCCACACTCAACGGAGCCACCGTGCTCGTCACGGGTTCCAACGGTGGCATCGGCACCCACTTCGTGCACGAAGCCCTGGCTCGTGGCGCGAGCAAGGTCTATGCCACAGCCCGCATCCCCCGCACCTGGGACGACGACCGCATCGTGCCCATCCCACTCGACGTCACCGACAGCGCCTCCATCCAGGCAGCCGTTGTCACTGCAGGGGACGTGACGGTGCTGATCAACAACGCAGGCGCGACCCCGCCGACCGCCAGCCTGCTGACGGCGACCGAGGCGGACATCCGCGCAAACATGGAGACGAACTTCTTCGGGCCGGTCTTCATCGCCCGCGCCTTCGCACCCATCCTCGCCACCAAGCACGAGTCCGGCCTGGTTGACGTCCACTCCGTCGCCAGCTGGTACGCCTTCGGCGGCATCTACAGCGCGTCCAAGGCCGCGCTGTGGTCGGCCACCAACTCACTGCGTCTCGAGCTGGCCTCAGAGGGGGTTCACGTGACCGGTGTGCACATGGGCTACGTCGACACCCCCATGGCCGCCCACGCTGAAGGGCCCAAGCTGCTGCCCGCAGAGCTCGTGACGAAGGTGTATGACGCCTTCGAGGCCGGGGAGTACGAGGTCCTCGCCGACGATTTGTCGGTTCAGGTCAAGGCCGCGCTGAGCGGCCCGGTCGAGGCGCTGTATGCGGAGTTGTCGGCCACGCACCTCATGGGCCAGTGA
- a CDS encoding helix-turn-helix domain-containing protein, whose protein sequence is MALAAQPVGRRERNKQDKLDRITAAARALFAKHGVDEVTTQQIADRADIGAGTLFLYAKSKGELLLLVQNSSYADALVKGRAAAQSIPDALDAVMAIIRPVVECNRVQIDNGRTYLREIVFGDPEEPYRRDALALTVQTEEAIATVLQRDQHASPRDAAMLAHIVSAIMFLSMAATINIARSVDEILEDIKSQVRVLLPH, encoded by the coding sequence ATGGCCCTCGCCGCACAGCCGGTCGGACGACGCGAGCGGAACAAGCAGGACAAACTGGACCGCATCACCGCCGCGGCCCGCGCCCTCTTCGCGAAGCACGGAGTCGACGAGGTCACGACCCAGCAGATCGCCGACAGGGCCGACATCGGCGCGGGCACCTTGTTCCTGTATGCCAAGAGCAAGGGCGAGCTGCTCCTGCTCGTGCAGAACTCAAGCTATGCCGACGCACTCGTGAAAGGCAGGGCGGCCGCCCAGAGCATTCCCGACGCCCTCGACGCGGTGATGGCGATCATCCGTCCGGTCGTTGAATGCAACCGTGTCCAGATCGACAACGGGCGCACATATCTGCGGGAGATCGTCTTCGGCGACCCCGAAGAGCCGTACCGCCGCGACGCTCTTGCCCTCACTGTGCAGACCGAGGAGGCGATCGCGACGGTGTTGCAGCGCGACCAGCACGCCAGCCCCCGTGATGCGGCAATGCTGGCGCACATCGTCTCCGCCATCATGTTCCTCAGCATGGCGGCCACGATCAACATCGCCCGCTCCGTCGATGAAATCCTCGAGGACATCAAAAGCCAGGTGCGCGTTCTCCTGCCGCACTGA
- a CDS encoding acyl-CoA dehydrogenase family protein: MATTPTSLADRGQRLGLRLISKAGGLPVMADPKVRGRVEKLLNRGAHSGFKAQVAVGRAFKRSKGSGSATRPATAKRSGVFDLTPTEDQQMLQQAASELADDVIRPAGSRADSERAVPDEVRAAMQEMGLALVGVPEELGGIAEERSAVAGVLVLEQLARGDMGIAVSQMATAAVATALALYGDADQQATYLPHFTGNVPVVAAAFALQEPQPLFDPFALTTTAVAQGDSLVVNGTKAIVANADKAEIFIISAMVDGEARLIVIESATDGITIEDDPAMGVRAAHTGRAIFTDVTVPRTNLLGTADDHRDAVRRARIAWAAAACGTARAVLDQVITYAQERKAFGEPIGQRQAVAFMISDIAVELDGLRLVTLKAAARLDADTDVAQIAAEARSLTATYAAQIGSHAVQLLGGHGFVKDFDNERWYRDLRGAGVLEGTLLV, translated from the coding sequence ATGGCGACCACGCCGACCTCCCTCGCAGACCGGGGCCAGCGCCTCGGTCTGCGCCTCATCTCCAAGGCCGGCGGACTCCCCGTCATGGCCGACCCCAAGGTGCGTGGCCGAGTGGAGAAGCTCCTCAATCGCGGCGCCCACTCCGGGTTCAAGGCCCAGGTCGCTGTCGGCCGCGCGTTCAAGAGGTCCAAGGGCTCCGGTTCCGCCACCCGCCCGGCGACGGCGAAGCGCAGCGGTGTCTTCGACCTCACGCCGACCGAAGACCAGCAGATGCTCCAGCAGGCCGCCAGCGAGCTCGCCGACGACGTGATCCGGCCCGCCGGGTCCCGCGCCGACTCCGAGCGAGCCGTGCCCGACGAGGTCCGCGCCGCCATGCAGGAGATGGGGCTCGCGCTCGTGGGCGTGCCCGAGGAGCTCGGTGGCATCGCCGAGGAGCGTTCGGCCGTCGCCGGCGTCCTCGTCCTCGAGCAGCTCGCCCGCGGCGACATGGGCATCGCCGTCTCGCAGATGGCCACCGCTGCCGTCGCGACGGCGCTCGCTCTCTATGGCGACGCAGACCAGCAGGCGACCTACCTGCCGCACTTCACCGGTAATGTGCCGGTGGTCGCCGCGGCGTTCGCGCTCCAGGAGCCGCAGCCGCTCTTCGACCCGTTCGCGCTGACGACCACCGCTGTCGCACAGGGCGATTCGCTCGTCGTCAACGGCACCAAGGCCATCGTGGCCAACGCCGACAAGGCCGAGATCTTCATCATCTCGGCGATGGTCGACGGCGAGGCCCGCCTCATCGTCATCGAGTCCGCGACCGACGGCATCACCATCGAGGACGACCCGGCGATGGGGGTGCGTGCAGCCCACACCGGCCGCGCCATCTTCACCGACGTCACCGTCCCCAGGACCAACCTGCTCGGGACCGCCGACGACCACCGCGACGCGGTCCGCCGTGCGCGCATCGCCTGGGCCGCCGCCGCCTGTGGCACCGCCAGGGCCGTTCTCGACCAGGTCATCACCTACGCCCAGGAGCGCAAGGCGTTCGGCGAGCCGATCGGCCAGCGCCAGGCCGTCGCCTTCATGATCTCCGACATCGCCGTCGAGCTCGACGGACTCCGCCTCGTGACGCTCAAGGCGGCCGCCCGCCTCGACGCCGACACCGACGTCGCCCAGATCGCCGCCGAGGCACGCTCGCTCACCGCGACGTATGCCGCGCAGATCGGCTCGCACGCCGTGCAGCTGCTCGGCGGGCACGGCTTCGTCAAGGATTTCGACAACGAACGTTGGTACCGCGACCTCCGTGGAGCGGGTGTCCTCGAGGGCACCCTGCTCGTCTGA
- a CDS encoding acyl-CoA dehydrogenase family protein: MIDLEVPRKFRPLVEQARGMAEEVFRPISRKYDLAEHEYPRELDLISAVIDGMGSSGAGQGAGASNTTRATDDQEGVVAAVGSGRNTREDKRVKNGSNLSSVLSILETCRGDVGLTLSIPRQGLGNAAIAAVANEEQKARYAGQWAAMAITEPETGSDSGAIRTTAVKDGDEYVLNGEKIYVTSGERAELVVVWATLDRSLGKQAIKSFVVRRDNPGMKLVRLEHKLGIRASDTAAFHLDDCRVPAEDLLGDPEIKTAGGFGGAMQTFDNTRPLVAAMALGLTRACLDTTTELLEKAGVTVDWDKPAYTQCAAAAKLLQMEADYEAAHALTLRAAWMADNGKPNSMEASMAKAKAGRTCVNVALACVELAGATGYSERDLLEKWARDSKILDIFEGTQQIQLLVIARRLLGMSSSQLK; encoded by the coding sequence GTGATTGACCTTGAAGTTCCCCGGAAGTTCCGCCCGCTCGTCGAGCAGGCCCGCGGCATGGCCGAAGAGGTCTTTCGGCCCATCTCCCGCAAGTACGACCTCGCCGAGCACGAGTACCCCCGCGAGCTCGACCTCATCTCCGCCGTCATCGACGGCATGGGCTCCTCGGGCGCCGGCCAGGGTGCAGGGGCGTCGAACACCACCCGCGCCACCGACGACCAGGAAGGGGTCGTCGCGGCTGTCGGCTCGGGTCGCAACACCCGTGAGGACAAGCGGGTCAAGAACGGCTCCAACCTCTCCTCCGTGCTCTCGATCCTCGAGACCTGCCGCGGTGACGTCGGGCTCACCCTCTCCATCCCGCGCCAAGGACTGGGCAACGCGGCCATCGCGGCCGTCGCCAACGAAGAACAAAAGGCGAGGTATGCCGGTCAGTGGGCCGCCATGGCCATCACCGAGCCCGAGACCGGCTCGGACTCCGGCGCCATCCGGACGACCGCCGTCAAGGACGGTGACGAGTACGTCCTCAATGGCGAGAAGATCTATGTCACCTCCGGTGAGCGCGCCGAGCTCGTCGTCGTCTGGGCGACACTCGACCGGAGCCTGGGCAAGCAGGCCATCAAGTCGTTCGTCGTGCGCCGCGACAATCCGGGGATGAAGCTCGTCCGGCTCGAGCACAAGCTGGGCATCCGCGCCTCCGACACGGCCGCCTTCCACCTCGACGACTGCCGCGTCCCGGCCGAGGACCTGCTCGGCGACCCGGAGATCAAGACCGCGGGCGGCTTCGGCGGCGCGATGCAGACCTTCGACAACACCCGCCCGCTCGTCGCGGCCATGGCCCTGGGTCTGACCCGCGCCTGCCTCGACACGACCACCGAGCTGCTCGAGAAGGCGGGCGTCACGGTCGACTGGGACAAGCCGGCATACACACAGTGCGCCGCGGCAGCGAAGCTGCTGCAGATGGAGGCCGACTACGAAGCCGCGCACGCGCTCACTCTGCGTGCCGCCTGGATGGCCGACAACGGCAAGCCGAACTCGATGGAAGCCTCTATGGCCAAGGCGAAGGCGGGGCGCACGTGCGTCAATGTCGCTCTCGCCTGCGTCGAGCTCGCGGGCGCGACTGGCTACAGCGAGCGCGATCTCCTCGAGAAGTGGGCGCGCGACTCCAAGATCCTCGACATCTTTGAGGGCACCCAGCAGATTCAGCTGCTCGTCATCGCCCGTCGCCTGCTCGGGATGAGCTCGAGCCAGCTCAAGTAG
- a CDS encoding S8 family serine peptidase has translation MRRTRMLALTGTAALIAAIAGSANATAVPSAPAAAVTGSGSYVVLADAGADASAIAAKLRAAGGTVTSVNTDIGLITVKGSSALLTKARAIKGVEGAAGDRSIGRSPKTDKKDAVLKEHAAAAAAGKGKGKSSSSAGTKGSKHTADPLDDKLWGMDMIDAPEAHEIEMGDKRVRVGILDTGVQGDHPDIAPNFDKKLSRNFTTDMTDVDGPCEVASCVDGPGVDDNGHGTHVAGTIAAAMNGIGVSGVAPEVGIVNIRGGQDSGYFFLGPVTSALTYAGDTGIDVVNMSFYVDPWLYNCEGGAPEDSPEEAAEQDVIIAAMNRALEYAHSKDVTLVGALGNNHEDLSNPRTDFSSPDYPGGTEHPRTIDNATCWDLPTEGPHVIGVSALGPSGEKADYSNYATDLTSGEIEVSAPGGWFRDGIGTATYRTNENLILSAAPLHVLQAEGQVDEAGNITPDGQALGTIKDCGFVRGKQVCGYYQYLQGTSMAAPHASGVAALAVSAHGKVRGKAGFTLTADKVRDLLMGTATDHACPAGGVRSYEPEGRSPEFTATCNGTVDFNSFYGDGIVNALGVVQ, from the coding sequence ATGCGACGAACTCGCATGCTGGCACTGACCGGGACCGCGGCACTGATCGCCGCCATCGCCGGCTCTGCCAACGCCACGGCTGTCCCCAGCGCCCCGGCTGCTGCGGTCACGGGCAGCGGAAGCTATGTCGTCCTGGCGGACGCCGGAGCGGACGCGTCGGCCATCGCCGCCAAGCTGCGCGCGGCCGGAGGCACGGTGACGTCCGTCAACACGGACATCGGCCTCATCACGGTCAAAGGGTCGTCGGCCCTTCTCACCAAGGCCCGCGCCATCAAGGGTGTCGAGGGTGCAGCCGGCGACCGCTCCATCGGTCGTAGTCCCAAGACCGACAAGAAGGACGCCGTGCTCAAGGAGCACGCGGCGGCCGCTGCTGCGGGCAAGGGCAAGGGCAAGAGCTCGTCCTCGGCCGGCACCAAGGGCTCCAAGCACACTGCCGACCCCTTGGACGACAAGCTCTGGGGCATGGACATGATCGATGCCCCCGAGGCCCACGAGATTGAGATGGGTGACAAACGCGTTCGGGTCGGGATCCTCGACACCGGAGTCCAGGGCGACCACCCCGACATCGCACCGAACTTCGACAAGAAGCTCTCGCGCAACTTCACCACCGACATGACCGACGTCGACGGCCCGTGTGAAGTTGCGTCCTGCGTCGACGGCCCCGGAGTCGACGACAACGGCCACGGCACGCACGTCGCTGGCACGATCGCAGCCGCGATGAACGGCATCGGTGTCAGCGGTGTCGCCCCTGAGGTCGGCATCGTCAACATCCGCGGCGGGCAGGACAGCGGCTACTTCTTCCTCGGACCGGTCACCAGCGCGTTGACCTACGCCGGTGACACCGGCATCGACGTCGTCAACATGTCGTTCTATGTCGACCCGTGGCTCTACAACTGTGAAGGTGGCGCTCCGGAGGACAGCCCGGAGGAGGCCGCAGAACAGGACGTCATCATCGCGGCGATGAACCGAGCCCTTGAGTACGCCCACTCCAAGGACGTCACTCTGGTCGGTGCTCTCGGCAACAACCACGAGGACCTGAGCAACCCGCGGACCGACTTCTCCAGCCCGGACTACCCCGGTGGCACCGAGCACCCGCGCACCATCGACAACGCGACCTGCTGGGACCTCCCCACCGAAGGCCCGCACGTCATCGGTGTCTCGGCCCTCGGCCCGTCGGGTGAGAAGGCGGACTACTCGAACTACGCCACGGACCTCACCTCGGGTGAGATCGAGGTGTCGGCTCCTGGCGGATGGTTCCGCGACGGCATCGGCACCGCCACCTACCGCACCAACGAGAACCTCATCCTCTCGGCGGCACCGCTTCACGTCCTCCAGGCCGAGGGTCAGGTCGACGAGGCGGGCAACATCACGCCCGACGGTCAGGCGCTCGGCACGATCAAGGACTGCGGATTCGTTCGCGGCAAGCAGGTCTGCGGGTACTACCAGTACCTCCAGGGCACCTCGATGGCTGCTCCGCACGCGTCTGGTGTCGCAGCCCTCGCGGTGAGTGCGCACGGCAAGGTCCGTGGCAAGGCCGGCTTCACCCTCACGGCAGACAAGGTGCGTGACCTGCTCATGGGCACGGCCACCGACCACGCCTGCCCGGCAGGTGGCGTCCGGTCCTATGAGCCCGAGGGCCGCAGCCCCGAGTTCACGGCGACGTGCAACGGCACCGTGGACTTCAACTCCTTCTACGGCGACGGCATCGTCAACGCCCTGGGAGTGGTCCAGTAA
- a CDS encoding DUF222 domain-containing protein, translating into MNHTPATDVARLRAALEGARDALACDAAGVGPLGDVLTRLSGPELAEFMRLADDVKARAGAAQIRVAAEAAHRGEFTSARRGEGSVYSWVREHAPSLRQDGDSQVAQLAQDVACSVPGGLWSTAGPGAGAYADPERPEGVVWARVLTGEIGPGLALTALKEMAKLEDLLRPEVVPTVAGAILDHGVLWGRAEARRLRPHLIAMFGAEGEFDDTQKKLRKVAYLTSPRVNDADITEYRLGLTPEQAATLEAAIGDLSNPAPNDVTGERDTRPSEQRRAEALAAVCRRVAGEGAAAKATPGGASTTVHVGINLDDLLSLFPDTDPCDTNTEHPADASAGAGAGVKAGCGRVMVSRAQATILSPAIVRQMACDADILPVVFGADGEILDVGRAVRLFTKGQRRALWHRDKTCTYPGCDTPAGWAKAHHLIHWVDGGPTDLGYAALLCQRHHTHVHDKRLIATVHPPDEHGASVTWDLSPGSYDRDLPARLNQIRRERATQRATAQQRAPQRARLDTGPPDPWVDQPPEHVIQTWVDEWMADEQDRERWETRRNAEFDDALATMLDEERTNSA; encoded by the coding sequence ATGAACCACACGCCTGCGACTGACGTAGCGCGACTGCGCGCGGCGTTGGAGGGTGCCCGTGACGCGCTGGCCTGTGATGCTGCCGGGGTGGGTCCGTTGGGGGACGTGCTGACCCGGTTGAGCGGTCCGGAGCTAGCGGAGTTCATGCGACTCGCTGATGACGTGAAGGCGCGTGCGGGGGCGGCGCAGATCCGGGTGGCCGCAGAGGCCGCACACCGGGGCGAGTTCACGTCCGCGCGTCGTGGTGAGGGTTCGGTGTACTCGTGGGTGCGTGAACACGCACCGTCGTTGCGGCAGGACGGTGACTCCCAGGTCGCGCAACTCGCGCAGGACGTGGCGTGTTCAGTGCCGGGCGGGTTGTGGTCCACAGCTGGTCCTGGGGCCGGGGCGTACGCCGACCCGGAGCGCCCCGAAGGTGTGGTGTGGGCGCGTGTGCTCACCGGGGAGATCGGTCCCGGCCTCGCGTTGACCGCGCTCAAGGAGATGGCCAAGCTCGAGGACCTGTTGCGCCCGGAAGTCGTGCCCACGGTCGCGGGGGCGATCCTGGACCACGGCGTGCTGTGGGGTCGCGCCGAAGCCAGGCGCCTTCGCCCGCACCTGATCGCGATGTTCGGCGCAGAGGGCGAGTTCGATGACACGCAGAAGAAGTTGCGCAAGGTGGCCTACCTGACCTCGCCGCGAGTCAACGACGCCGACATCACCGAGTACCGGCTCGGGTTGACCCCCGAACAGGCCGCCACCCTGGAAGCGGCCATCGGTGACTTGTCCAACCCGGCGCCCAACGACGTCACCGGTGAACGCGACACCCGCCCCAGCGAACAACGCCGCGCCGAAGCCCTCGCGGCCGTGTGTCGCAGGGTTGCCGGTGAGGGAGCCGCCGCGAAAGCCACCCCCGGTGGCGCGTCCACCACGGTGCATGTGGGGATCAACCTCGACGACTTGCTGTCCCTGTTCCCCGACACCGACCCGTGTGACACCAACACCGAGCACCCTGCCGATGCCTCGGCCGGGGCTGGCGCGGGTGTGAAGGCGGGGTGTGGGCGGGTGATGGTGTCGCGGGCGCAGGCCACGATACTGTCACCGGCGATCGTGCGACAGATGGCGTGTGACGCCGACATCCTCCCGGTCGTGTTCGGTGCCGACGGGGAGATCCTCGATGTCGGCCGTGCGGTCCGACTGTTCACCAAGGGTCAACGCCGCGCCCTGTGGCACCGCGACAAGACCTGCACCTATCCGGGTTGTGACACCCCGGCCGGGTGGGCCAAAGCGCACCACCTCATTCACTGGGTCGACGGTGGCCCCACGGATCTGGGCTACGCGGCGTTGTTGTGTCAACGCCACCACACCCACGTCCACGACAAGCGACTCATCGCCACCGTGCACCCACCCGACGAGCACGGCGCGTCGGTCACCTGGGACCTGAGTCCGGGGTCCTACGACCGTGACCTTCCCGCACGCCTGAACCAGATCCGGCGCGAACGCGCGACGCAACGCGCCACCGCGCAACAACGAGCACCGCAACGAGCCCGCCTCGACACCGGACCACCCGACCCCTGGGTCGACCAGCCACCCGAACACGTCATCCAAACCTGGGTCGACGAATGGATGGCCGACGAGCAGGACCGCGAACGCTGGGAAACCCGGCGCAACGCCGAGTTCGACGACGCCCTCGCCACCATGCTCGATGAAGAACGCACCAACAGCGCCTGA
- a CDS encoding MmcQ/YjbR family DNA-binding protein, whose product MASRDRPLVPVEWIERVSQVLSAFPEVHEHDAWVGMAWRVRSATVAHIFGGEDQLFRITFRAEPDEVVAFEHMGAPYFRTNWGGNVVGLLVNDDTDWEELAEMLTDSYCIQAPPKLAEQVPRPG is encoded by the coding sequence ATGGCGTCACGTGATCGACCGCTCGTTCCGGTCGAGTGGATCGAACGGGTCTCGCAGGTCCTCAGTGCGTTTCCTGAGGTGCACGAGCACGACGCCTGGGTGGGGATGGCCTGGAGGGTCCGCTCAGCGACGGTGGCCCACATCTTCGGCGGTGAGGACCAGCTGTTTCGCATCACCTTCCGTGCCGAGCCGGATGAGGTCGTCGCCTTCGAACATATGGGCGCCCCATATTTCAGAACGAATTGGGGTGGCAACGTCGTGGGGCTACTCGTCAATGACGATACCGACTGGGAGGAGCTCGCCGAGATGCTCACCGACTCCTACTGCATCCAGGCGCCACCCAAGCTCGCCGAGCAGGTCCCGCGCCCCGGCTGA
- a CDS encoding CrcB family protein, which yields MTAWLLVAVGAAVGAPLRYAVTQLLRDRGATTHAGTLAVNVVGSLVLGLLVGGGVEGEALALVGIGFCGALTTMSTLALEVWDSIIERRTQHAIATLVLHLVLGLGAAWLGWTLTS from the coding sequence ATGACTGCGTGGCTGCTCGTCGCCGTCGGCGCGGCGGTCGGCGCACCGCTCCGGTATGCCGTGACACAACTCCTCCGTGACCGCGGCGCCACGACCCACGCCGGGACCCTTGCGGTCAACGTCGTGGGTTCCCTCGTCCTCGGACTGCTCGTGGGTGGCGGCGTCGAGGGTGAGGCCCTGGCACTCGTGGGGATCGGGTTCTGTGGTGCACTCACGACGATGTCGACCCTGGCGCTCGAGGTGTGGGACTCGATCATCGAGCGACGGACACAGCATGCGATCGCGACGCTCGTGCTGCACCTCGTCCTCGGCCTCGGCGCGGCTTGGCTCGGCTGGACCTTGACCAGCTGA
- a CDS encoding CrcB family protein has translation MALRSRDLALVAVGGALGAISRYAVGTAVPHLGADWPWATFCVNVIASLAIGVLAGWAYWRHAADWVRPLLMSGFLGGFSTYSAFAVDTIALAEAGTGGLAAAYVVVTLVVCVGAVGAGTVVAQTLWRQP, from the coding sequence ATGGCGCTTCGGTCGCGTGACCTCGCTCTGGTCGCCGTGGGTGGTGCCCTCGGCGCAATCAGCAGGTATGCCGTGGGCACTGCCGTTCCGCACTTGGGCGCCGATTGGCCGTGGGCGACCTTCTGCGTCAACGTCATCGCGTCGTTGGCCATCGGCGTGCTGGCCGGGTGGGCCTACTGGCGACACGCAGCCGACTGGGTGCGACCGCTGCTGATGTCGGGCTTCCTCGGCGGGTTCAGCACCTATTCAGCCTTCGCCGTCGACACCATCGCGTTGGCCGAGGCCGGGACCGGCGGTCTCGCCGCGGCATACGTCGTCGTCACGCTGGTGGTGTGCGTCGGTGCCGTGGGCGCCGGAACCGTTGTGGCACAGACACTTTGGCGGCAGCCATGA